GCGATGAGCATGTGCTCACCTTCGTAGAGCTCGAGATACTGCGGGGCCATGTCTGCTTCCCGGAGACCGATAGGGATCCGCCATGGCTCATCGCCCAAGTGCGCTACCGCGTCTAGTTCAGTCACGCTGACGTGGCCGGGCAGTTCCCGAACCACCTGCTCCTTATTGGGTGCGCCCCAGCGGTTCGCAATGACTGCCACCGCGTCAGACAGCGGAACAGAAGGGGTTGCGACGTGCGTCTGCAGCTTGGTCACACTAGGCACGCAGCGGCCGGGAACCGGCGACGGGGCCTCAGCGGGTTTCAGGCCACCTGTGCTGTAGTCATAGGGGTCAGCTAGGCGGAACATCCACTTCTGAGTGGTGACCTCGTCGATGGCGGAAGGGATAGCGCGTGCCCGGCTGGTCGTGATGACAAAGTGCATGTTGAGATCTGGGCCGTCAGCGTAGGCGCGGTACATCCCCTCCAGCAGAGCCATGCCTTCGAAATCTTGGTACTCGTCACGCAGGGCGGCCAGCCCGTCGATGATGACAACCATGCGCCGGTACGGCCCCGAGGTGGCCCGACGGGTCTCAAGCTCCTGCCGGAGGAAGCGCAGGAGGCGCATCTGCTTCTCACGTCCGCCTGCTCCCGAACCGACATAGGCCGACGTATGGGGCAACTTCTCAAGGGGTTCGAGGTCGCGGGCACCCATGTCGAGCACGATCAGGTCAAGATCCTTCGGGGCGTAATGCTGCGCCAAGGTCAGCGCGACTGTCGCGCAGGCCGTCGTAGTGCCAAACCCCGGGATCCCGACCAGCATGAGGTTTCCACCGGCCATATCCCAACCACCAGGGATCTGGCGCTGGCGGTCCGGGTCGTCGGAGACCGCGAAGTTGACCTGCTCTCCAACGACCTCGCCCGCCGTTGGGAGGGGTGGGCGTCCCTCAATTGGCCCTGTCTCGAAGCCTGCTAGATCGACTCGTTCGCCCAGCGCCTCGGGCCACACGGGCCGCGGTGGGGCGTAGCCAGCTTTCTCGTTCGCCTCGACAATCGCGTCGATCAGCAAGTCCAGATCGGACTTAGCGTCCTTGCGCGTGGGCTTGGGAGGGTTGGGGATCGGCACACCGTCACGTAGCTCTTGGATCTCGATCGCGTTGTCCTGGTCATTCTGCGCCGCACCTGTAACCAAGGCGGTCTGGACCGGAGTGATGTCGTCCTGGCCGAGCTTTACGTATGCGCGCCCCTTCTGCGCATTGGCGATAGCGGCAGCGTCGGGAACACCGATAACGTTGTTAGAGTCCTCGCGGCTTTGCACACGCAGCGCTACGCGAAGGTTGGTGTTAGCGAGGATGTCGTCGTTGACAACCCCGGCAGGGCGCTGAGTGGCAAGGATCATGTGGACGCCCAGAGTTCGCCCGACCGTGGCGACGCGCACCAGTGAACTCAGTACTTCCGGAAAGTCCTTGGCCAGCATGGCGAACTCGTCGACGACGAGCAGAAGGCGCGGAAGCGGCTCTGAAGGCTTAGCCCGGATGTAAGCGTCGAGGTTGTCGACTCCCTCGCCAGCCGCAGCGAACAGTCGCTGGCGATATTCCATTTCAGCTTCAAGGGCCCGTAAGGCACGGTTGGCCAACTGCTCGTCGAGGTTGGAGATCGTTCCGATGGTGTGCGGCAGGCGCTCACAGGCAGCGAAGGCCGCACCGCCCTTGAAGTCGATTAAGATGAAGGTGAGTTTCGTCGGCGCGTTGCAGGCTGCCAGGCCAGCTACCATTGATCGAAGGAACTCCGACTTGCCGGAACCCGTCGTTCCGCCAACCAGACCATGCGGGCCGTCCTTGACGATATCGAGGCTGTAGACGCCGTTCTCGCCAACCCCCACCGGGGTGGATACTCCCCGGGAAGTCTCCCAGGCGTGGAGGATCTTGCCGGCCGTCGGGGCCTCCAAGTCGATGAGGGGCGGTAATCGCACCAGGCTGGGCAGGGCGGCACCCGGAGTCTTGAGTTCAGGGTCTTCAAAACGCGCAAGGTCGAGGGCGCAGCGCTGGGCGCGTTCCAAGGTCACACCTGCGAGGACCACGTCGTCGACCTTCTTGAGATCATCCGGGCGGGTCACTGTCGCGGCTGCGTCATCAGCCACAGTCACGACGACCGTACAGGCCGCAGGAAGTTGATCTTCCGCCGCTGCGATAACAATCCCCGAAACCTCCCGGGACATCTCACGTGCGGAAGAAGCCTGCTTATTCATATGACGCCCAAACCCCAGCAGCGATCGGGCGGGAGACTCGCGGCCCTCCGTGAGGACATCGGAGTCGAGGACAAGCAATACCGACATCGTCGGATGGGATTGGATCTCGTCACGCAAGCCACGCAGCATTTCGTTGGAACGCTGTCGAGCGTGCGAAAACCAGCGATCAGCCGAGGCGTTGCCGAGGCGCCGCGTGTGCGGCAGCCATGTTGTCCACTCCCAATCGGTTTCACGGCCCTGGTCGCAGAAGACGCCGATCGTGACATCAGCCGGGCCAGAATGAACCGCGGCTTGGCACACGAGGCTGCGTGCAAGAGCGAGAGCTCCGTCACGGTCGCCGACGATGCCGACGACTCCAGCGTCGCTGAGGTTGACCTCGACAGGCGAGCACGGAATCATGCTGGCCGCAATGACCTTGCGAACTCGCTCATCAGGCCTGCCTGCCCCAGAACGTTCAACGGGCGGATCCCATGGCACAGCGCCCATCCCTGCGTGGAGACTAAGGAAGTCGTGCGCGCCAAAGCGGCGCTGCCACAACTGGGTGGTGGGGATCGCCGCAACACGAAGTGTCGTCGCTGGGTCTGGGCACTCGACGCGCCGCCGCGCGGCTTCTTCGGATGCAGCCTTGGCCAGGTCCCGACGCAACGTCTCGAGGGCGAGCGCAAAGCGCTTGTCCTCAGCCTTGCGTTCCTGCTTACGGCGCGACTTCTGCTCATACCACGAGCCGACGGCCATCACCGGGCTCAGAACCGCAAACATGGCGTACATGGGGTTTTTCATCACCACGACCATGGCGACCGCCATGACCAGGGGCACGACCACCGCAATGATGTTGAACTTTGCGCCGTCAGGGATTTCCTTGGGCTCGGGGCAGACAATCGGATCCGGCCGTGGAGGCTGGCCAGGGCGCGGAGGCCGGTTAAACGGCGCCGTACCTGCTGGGGTGACATTGTGCAGCGATCCAGCGCGCGGCGCGGGATTCTCCTGAAGGCTCTCACGCAACAGCAGGGTCGAGCCGCCCACGGCCAACGTGGTATCGACGGCGACAGACTGCCCTGCGGATGAGTCCACCTTAAGCCCGTCGGCCTCCGAGGAATACGCAAAGGTGCCGTTCGTAGAACCCTGATCGATGACTCGAAGACCAACATCGTCACGCTGGATGTGGACGTGATCCCATGAAACGCTGGCGGAAGCGATCGAGAGGTCGGCATGAGGAGAACGGCCGATGGCCAACGGTCGGTCAACGGGAGGCTGCAAGACACTGCCAGCCTCCAAGCCTCCAGCCTGGGTGATACTCCACCCCTTCAGAGGAAGCGCCGGACGCAAGGGTTCGCGAGAGATACGCATGCCATCGAGCAACTCCAGCCGAGCAAGCAAACTGTCGGCGCGGACCTCTCGGTCGTCAAGCCACAGAGTACTATCCGCAGCCGGACGTGTGCCGGTCACATTCTCGACCAAGTCAGCCAGGGTAGCCTTCGCGGAGAAGCGAGCCACATCTAGGTCGCGCTGGACTGAGTCGAGATTGAACTGAAGGCGCACGCCTACTCCTTCTACATGGTTGTCAGGGATGGTGGAGCGCGACCCCGAGGGACGCTTACGAACGCTATGGCCGAGCAGGGAACCACACAAGCGGAGCCACCCCCGACGCCGGAGCTGGCCGTAGCCCAAGTGTGTCTTGTCCGGAACTGAGGGGAACTACGCGGTCCTTCGGGAACGCTGCCGGGCGCGTGAAGTCCAGCGGGCTCCCAGTAATTCCCTGGTCATATCCAACGGTCATGTTGGCAAGACTGGCCGACACTGCACCAGAGTCCTTCACCTGTGCCTTCTCCACTGCGCGCACCAACGCCACGACGGCGTCGTGGCTACGGCTATCGGCTACTGCGGCGACAGCGCTGAAAGAGTCATCCCCTACCGGGTTCTTGGCACCGGGATCGGCGGCCAGCAAGCGCAGTCCGGCGAGATAAGCCGACATGGATCGGGCCGCTTCGTCGGTGCCCAGGCTCTGTGCGTCACCGCTCGCCGCTCCGACGGAAAAGAGCTCGGTGGAAGCAGTGCCATTGGCCTCCACAAGCCCCTGGTAGAAGCCGGGGCTGAGCGCCTCAGGCGTCAGCACGACGGGAACGTGGGAGCCGACGCCCTGGATTAGTGCGACGGTCTGGCCCAGCGTGAGAGCCGGGCCCGCAGCGACGATCCCCTGCGGCTTACTCCGGCCGAGAGTCTTTGATAGGGCCTTGGCAGAAACGCTGCGGTCGATCTTCGGGTCGAGCGGCAGTATCCGGGCACCCTCGATCCCCTGCGGGATCTTCCCGCCGGCATTGATAGTCAGCAGAGGATCCAACTTTTGCTGCGTGATCAAGTTGGCCATCACCGCAGCGATGTCCTCGTCACTCGGCCCGGTGCTCCACGCGCCGGTCGGCAACGACGCTACATCGGAGTAGTACGGCAAGAGCACTGGGGTGCCGCTGTGAGCCGCAGCCTTCACACCCGCAAGGAGGTGATCGCCGGTTGATGCATATACGATGCCGCTGACGTGGGCCTTGCGAGCCTTCGCGACGGCCTCCGCCGAGCCCGATGCGGTCCCGTGATCGTCGAAAACCGTCAGACTGATC
The genomic region above belongs to Cutibacterium equinum and contains:
- a CDS encoding FtsK/SpoIIIE domain-containing protein, whose translation is MRLQFNLDSVQRDLDVARFSAKATLADLVENVTGTRPAADSTLWLDDREVRADSLLARLELLDGMRISREPLRPALPLKGWSITQAGGLEAGSVLQPPVDRPLAIGRSPHADLSIASASVSWDHVHIQRDDVGLRVIDQGSTNGTFAYSSEADGLKVDSSAGQSVAVDTTLAVGGSTLLLRESLQENPAPRAGSLHNVTPAGTAPFNRPPRPGQPPRPDPIVCPEPKEIPDGAKFNIIAVVVPLVMAVAMVVVMKNPMYAMFAVLSPVMAVGSWYEQKSRRKQERKAEDKRFALALETLRRDLAKAASEEAARRRVECPDPATTLRVAAIPTTQLWQRRFGAHDFLSLHAGMGAVPWDPPVERSGAGRPDERVRKVIAASMIPCSPVEVNLSDAGVVGIVGDRDGALALARSLVCQAAVHSGPADVTIGVFCDQGRETDWEWTTWLPHTRRLGNASADRWFSHARQRSNEMLRGLRDEIQSHPTMSVLLVLDSDVLTEGRESPARSLLGFGRHMNKQASSAREMSREVSGIVIAAAEDQLPAACTVVVTVADDAAATVTRPDDLKKVDDVVLAGVTLERAQRCALDLARFEDPELKTPGAALPSLVRLPPLIDLEAPTAGKILHAWETSRGVSTPVGVGENGVYSLDIVKDGPHGLVGGTTGSGKSEFLRSMVAGLAACNAPTKLTFILIDFKGGAAFAACERLPHTIGTISNLDEQLANRALRALEAEMEYRQRLFAAAGEGVDNLDAYIRAKPSEPLPRLLLVVDEFAMLAKDFPEVLSSLVRVATVGRTLGVHMILATQRPAGVVNDDILANTNLRVALRVQSREDSNNVIGVPDAAAIANAQKGRAYVKLGQDDITPVQTALVTGAAQNDQDNAIEIQELRDGVPIPNPPKPTRKDAKSDLDLLIDAIVEANEKAGYAPPRPVWPEALGERVDLAGFETGPIEGRPPLPTAGEVVGEQVNFAVSDDPDRQRQIPGGWDMAGGNLMLVGIPGFGTTTACATVALTLAQHYAPKDLDLIVLDMGARDLEPLEKLPHTSAYVGSGAGGREKQMRLLRFLRQELETRRATSGPYRRMVVIIDGLAALRDEYQDFEGMALLEGMYRAYADGPDLNMHFVITTSRARAIPSAIDEVTTQKWMFRLADPYDYSTGGLKPAEAPSPVPGRCVPSVTKLQTHVATPSVPLSDAVAVIANRWGAPNKEQVVRELPGHVSVTELDAVAHLGDEPWRIPIGLREADMAPQYLELYEGEHMLIAGPARSGKSTLLMGLAESLRTSAVAEGTDLAVWGIGSKRSPIASSDLDNVAVDPDEIPALVAAARMRTAPLVLLIDDAERFDDADQSITDLVGSNLPHVHVIAAGRSDDLRSLYSHWTKVVRKSRCGVLLVPNRDYDGELLGITVPRSAPVRISSGRGYACMGGQGALIQAMSPTGSTF